The proteins below come from a single Fastidiosipila sanguinis genomic window:
- the rlmD gene encoding 23S rRNA (uracil(1939)-C(5))-methyltransferase RlmD yields MQEKDLITVKISDFTQDAKGVGHIDGLAVFVPYALPGDTVLAQIKTIKKRYLEAELIELINPSSERRNLVDPNSIICEAAPIINLNYSSQIAWKQKLVADQLRKIAKLNIEENSIKVNENPLHELHYRNKVNLKFDDNAYISMSRRGSNFLERIDGHPLFQDSINEFIYEWNNSYLSELKLGVLSENISEIVIRSNSFGELMLNFFVVDINSNTKEILTELLQINPNIKVLALTEDKGRHSFNNKTEYITKETELQENIAGISFSYGVHTFLQVNNHTLENIYRKSEEFLINKDSGHSKQNLLDLYCGIGINSIFLAQNFQKVIGVEYVKSSIEAAKKNAINNHANNVEFFVGKAEDLIEDLVAEHEIDKVYVDPPRKGLDIEVINCIVSSSINEVLYMSCNPATLARDLGVFLESGFYVKNIEIIDQFPNTTHVETVALLSKLDVDKHINIEIELDELDLTSAESKATYAQIKEYVWNKFQLKVPTLYIAQIKRKCGIELREHYNKSKKEKQIIPQCTPEKEEAIMDALRHFKMIE; encoded by the coding sequence ATGCAAGAAAAAGATTTAATAACAGTAAAAATTTCAGATTTTACTCAAGATGCAAAAGGAGTAGGGCACATTGATGGCTTAGCCGTCTTTGTGCCTTATGCACTTCCTGGAGACACAGTTCTTGCTCAAATAAAAACTATTAAGAAAAGATATCTAGAAGCTGAATTGATAGAGCTTATCAATCCAAGTTCTGAAAGAAGAAATTTAGTAGATCCAAATTCAATAATCTGTGAAGCCGCACCTATAATTAATTTAAATTATTCTTCTCAAATAGCCTGGAAGCAAAAGCTTGTTGCTGATCAACTCAGAAAGATAGCCAAACTTAACATTGAAGAAAATTCTATCAAAGTCAATGAAAATCCATTACATGAGCTACATTATAGAAATAAAGTTAATTTAAAATTTGATGATAATGCATATATTTCAATGAGTAGGAGAGGCAGTAATTTTTTAGAGAGAATAGATGGCCATCCTTTGTTCCAAGATTCCATAAATGAGTTTATTTATGAATGGAATAATTCTTATTTATCTGAGTTAAAACTTGGTGTGTTAAGTGAAAATATCAGCGAAATAGTCATTAGAAGTAATTCTTTTGGTGAGTTAATGTTAAACTTTTTCGTTGTGGACATTAATAGCAACACTAAAGAAATATTAACTGAACTCTTGCAAATTAATCCTAATATTAAGGTGCTAGCACTTACTGAAGATAAAGGAAGACACTCTTTTAATAATAAAACAGAATATATTACAAAAGAAACTGAATTACAGGAAAATATTGCCGGTATAAGTTTCTCATATGGAGTTCATACATTTTTACAAGTTAATAATCATACTTTAGAAAATATCTATAGAAAATCAGAAGAGTTTTTGATTAATAAAGATTCTGGTCATTCAAAGCAAAATCTATTAGATCTATATTGCGGTATTGGAATTAATTCTATTTTCCTAGCTCAAAACTTCCAAAAAGTTATTGGTGTTGAATATGTCAAAAGTTCGATTGAAGCTGCCAAAAAGAATGCAATAAATAACCATGCTAATAATGTTGAATTTTTCGTTGGAAAGGCTGAGGACTTAATTGAAGATTTGGTAGCTGAGCATGAAATTGATAAAGTTTATGTTGATCCTCCGAGAAAAGGCTTGGATATTGAAGTAATTAATTGTATTGTTTCGAGTTCAATTAATGAGGTCTTGTATATGTCTTGTAATCCAGCAACTTTAGCGAGAGATTTGGGTGTTTTTCTTGAGTCTGGATTTTATGTTAAAAATATTGAGATTATTGATCAGTTTCCGAATACTACGCATGTGGAGACGGTAGCACTTTTGTCCAAACTTGATGTCGATAAGCATATAAATATTGAAATTGAGCTGGATGAGCTTGATTTGACAAGTGCTGAAAGTAAGGCAACATATGCTCAAATCAAAGAATATGTTTGGAATAAATTTCAATTAAAAGTTCCAACATTATATATTGCACAGATAAAAAGGAAATGTGGAATAGAATTACGAGAACATTACAACAAGTCTAAAAAGGAGAAACAAATTATTCCACAGTGTACACCTGAAAAAGAAGAAGCCATTATGGATGCCTTGAGACACTTCAAAATGATTGAATAG
- a CDS encoding M18 family aminopeptidase, producing the protein MSDSENTNKSNIDFKTEFPQAKKRIDALFEFVDNSPTAFHASLNEAKELEKYGFTKLKWEDEWKFNPGDKYYLIIGGTTFISFIVGTEKAKGFKIIGTHNDSPTLCIKNNPEMKSEGLKQLNVEPYGGLVYRGWFDRPLSVAGRVLLRGENNSIKTEIINVEKDLMIIPSLAIHMDRAMNEGYKISPQKELKPVYAMDSDESQDFIDYIAEYLGVETDEILDYDLSLYPRENGTYIGINSEFYSLGRLDNLLMTHQALTAIAESTDTNISFHRIFVSFDNEEIGSQTGRGADSALFANFLKRLNIACGGSEEDYYRSLANSFIISTDVSHAAHPNYPEMADPTNRPRLNGGPVLKIAARKSYNTTGESAARFRLYAENANAPVQCFYNHSDKLGGSTIGPLAEAQTAIPGADIGIPILSMHNIREMGGVLDHEFSIRIMKEFFASEY; encoded by the coding sequence ATGTCAGATTCAGAAAACACAAACAAATCAAATATTGATTTCAAAACAGAATTTCCACAAGCTAAAAAGAGAATTGATGCATTATTTGAGTTCGTAGATAATTCACCCACAGCATTTCATGCTAGTTTAAATGAAGCGAAAGAACTTGAAAAATATGGCTTTACAAAGTTGAAATGGGAAGATGAGTGGAAATTCAATCCTGGAGATAAGTATTATTTAATTATCGGTGGAACAACTTTCATCTCATTTATTGTAGGAACTGAAAAAGCTAAAGGTTTCAAAATCATTGGTACACACAATGATTCTCCAACTTTGTGCATTAAAAACAATCCTGAAATGAAGAGTGAAGGCTTGAAACAATTAAACGTAGAGCCTTATGGTGGTCTTGTTTATAGAGGTTGGTTCGATAGACCATTATCAGTAGCTGGTAGAGTTTTGCTTCGTGGCGAAAATAATAGTATTAAAACTGAAATAATTAATGTAGAAAAAGATCTAATGATTATTCCTAGTTTAGCTATTCATATGGATAGAGCTATGAATGAAGGCTATAAGATTAGTCCACAAAAAGAACTTAAACCTGTGTATGCAATGGATAGCGATGAGTCTCAGGACTTCATAGATTATATTGCAGAGTATTTAGGTGTAGAAACTGATGAGATTCTTGACTATGATCTAAGTCTTTATCCAAGAGAAAATGGTACTTATATTGGTATAAATTCTGAGTTCTATTCATTAGGTAGATTAGATAACCTACTAATGACACACCAAGCTTTAACAGCTATAGCTGAGAGTACTGATACCAATATCTCATTCCATAGAATTTTCGTTTCCTTTGATAATGAGGAAATCGGAAGCCAGACAGGAAGAGGAGCAGACAGTGCATTATTTGCTAACTTCTTGAAACGCTTAAATATTGCCTGTGGTGGAAGTGAAGAAGATTACTATAGAAGTTTAGCTAATTCATTTATTATCTCAACTGATGTCTCTCACGCTGCCCATCCAAATTACCCAGAGATGGCTGACCCAACTAATAGACCTAGATTAAATGGTGGTCCTGTTCTTAAAATTGCAGCAAGAAAATCATATAATACCACTGGTGAAAGTGCTGCTCGTTTCAGACTATATGCTGAAAACGCCAACGCTCCTGTACAGTGCTTCTATAACCATTCAGACAAACTTGGTGGCTCAACCATTGGACCACTTGCTGAAGCACAAACAGCAATACCTGGTGCGGATATTGGAATTCCTATTTTATCCATGCACAATATTAGAGAAATGGGTGGTGTATTAGACCATGAATTCTCTATAAGAATCATGAAAGAATTCTTCGCAAGTGAATATTAA
- the smpB gene encoding SsrA-binding protein SmpB codes for MAKSSGIKIISDNRRVRHDYFILESFEAGVALRGTEVKSLRQGKTSLQESYIIVRNEEVYITNWHIPPYEQGNIFNHDATRTRKLLLHKREIKKLDEKSRQEGLTIMPVKVYFKDSKIKLEIALCRGKKLYDKRETTKKRDIDRKIAEASKRSKDSY; via the coding sequence ATGGCAAAATCAAGTGGTATAAAAATAATAAGTGATAATAGAAGAGTAAGACATGACTATTTCATTCTGGAAAGTTTTGAAGCAGGTGTTGCTCTACGTGGTACGGAGGTAAAATCTTTACGACAAGGGAAAACTTCTTTGCAAGAAAGCTACATAATAGTAAGAAATGAAGAAGTTTACATAACGAACTGGCACATCCCACCATATGAGCAAGGTAATATTTTTAATCATGATGCTACCAGAACTAGGAAATTATTACTACATAAACGAGAAATTAAAAAACTAGATGAGAAGAGTAGACAAGAAGGGCTGACAATAATGCCTGTTAAAGTTTACTTCAAAGACAGTAAAATTAAACTTGAAATAGCATTATGTCGTGGTAAAAAATTATACGATAAGCGTGAAACTACAAAGAAACGTGATATAGATAGAAAAATTGCAGAAGCGAGTAAGAGAAGTAAAGATAGTTATTAA
- the tsaD gene encoding tRNA (adenosine(37)-N6)-threonylcarbamoyltransferase complex transferase subunit TsaD, whose translation MIVLGIESSCDETAMAIVKDGRKLVSSVVASQADLHSKFGGVVPEIASREHIKAITPVLKKVLDEANMSLDDIDAIAVTYGPGLIGALLVGVSYAKALAYASGKPLYAAHHIAGHISANFVAFPELEPPFMSLVVSGGHSHIIQIDDYTDYKIIGRTRDDAAGEAFDKIARAIDLGYPGGPKIDKISQGANSEWLQFPDSHLSGNQLDFSFSGVKTAALNLINQMEMQAKKDNIDVWDKFSKADFCASFQKAIVDVLVEHTVKATETAGLDKIVIAGGVAANSLLRSSFTEACSEKGWKFFAPPMKYCTDNALMIASLGGFMIQAGYEPVDMNLDAKASLDIETFASMKNK comes from the coding sequence ATGATAGTATTGGGGATTGAATCATCTTGTGATGAAACAGCAATGGCAATTGTTAAAGACGGACGTAAGTTAGTATCTTCAGTTGTTGCATCTCAAGCTGATTTACATAGTAAATTTGGTGGAGTTGTACCTGAAATTGCTTCTAGAGAGCATATTAAGGCTATCACTCCTGTCTTAAAAAAAGTTTTAGATGAAGCGAATATGAGCTTAGATGATATTGATGCTATAGCAGTTACCTATGGTCCTGGACTTATAGGAGCTTTGTTAGTGGGAGTTTCATATGCCAAAGCTTTAGCCTACGCTAGTGGTAAACCACTTTATGCAGCTCATCACATCGCAGGTCATATATCTGCTAACTTTGTAGCTTTTCCTGAACTAGAGCCCCCATTTATGTCCCTAGTAGTCTCTGGAGGTCATAGCCACATTATTCAAATAGATGATTACACGGACTATAAGATTATTGGTAGAACTAGAGATGATGCTGCAGGAGAAGCTTTTGATAAAATTGCTAGAGCTATAGATTTAGGCTATCCTGGTGGTCCTAAGATTGATAAAATCTCTCAAGGAGCAAATAGCGAATGGTTACAATTTCCGGATAGTCATCTGAGTGGAAATCAATTAGATTTTTCTTTCAGTGGAGTAAAGACAGCGGCTCTTAACTTAATTAATCAAATGGAAATGCAGGCAAAAAAAGATAATATCGATGTTTGGGATAAGTTCTCAAAGGCTGATTTTTGCGCATCATTCCAAAAAGCTATAGTAGATGTATTGGTAGAACACACAGTTAAAGCAACAGAAACTGCAGGTTTAGACAAAATAGTTATTGCTGGTGGAGTTGCTGCAAATAGCTTATTACGATCAAGCTTTACTGAGGCGTGTTCTGAAAAAGGGTGGAAATTCTTTGCACCACCTATGAAATATTGTACTGATAATGCGCTAATGATAGCTTCTCTAGGAGGATTTATGATCCAGGCAGGATATGAACCTGTTGATATGAATCTAGATGCCAAAGCAAGTTTAGATATTGAAACTTTTGCTTCTATGAAAAATAAATAA
- the dut gene encoding dUTP diphosphatase yields the protein MEKIKLEIKKILDNANLPFYANYGDAGMDLTAAEDIVIQPEESALVRTGLILNIPLGYEIQVRPRSGLSLKTRLRLPNSPGTIDSGYKDELRIIVYNASPLSSSIDEDGKIRQLDLNEKDNRAGSYRIKAGDRICQIVLSKHATADSVFVEEFTEANPHDRGGGFGSSGISL from the coding sequence ATGGAAAAAATTAAACTAGAAATTAAGAAAATATTAGATAATGCAAATCTCCCTTTTTATGCAAACTATGGCGATGCTGGTATGGATCTTACTGCAGCAGAAGATATAGTAATACAGCCAGAGGAATCAGCGTTAGTTAGAACTGGACTAATACTTAATATACCTTTAGGGTATGAAATACAGGTGAGACCGAGATCAGGACTTTCCTTGAAAACACGACTAAGACTACCAAACTCACCTGGAACAATTGATTCAGGATACAAAGATGAACTAAGAATAATCGTCTATAATGCTTCACCATTAAGTTCTAGCATTGATGAAGATGGTAAAATTAGACAACTAGATTTAAACGAAAAAGATAATAGAGCAGGATCCTATAGAATTAAAGCTGGCGATAGAATTTGCCAGATCGTGTTATCTAAGCATGCAACTGCTGATAGTGTTTTTGTTGAAGAATTTACCGAAGCTAATCCTCATGATAGAGGTGGTGGTTTTGGTAGTAGCGGAATTAGTTTATAA
- a CDS encoding phosphoenolpyruvate carboxykinase domain-containing protein, which produces MNITNQYIINWVQDIARITLPDSIYWVDGSEEERQRLISRGVEEASIFPINSKSWNNCYRYIDDSINKEEIKNNSYYCSDSAEQALPNFKWMQSKKMHSQIENIIFGSMKGKTMFVVPCILGPENTQFLRTGVQITDSIYVVLNLLMLSRAGDTAWKQISDSNNFYKGLHVTQTEPLHKPIYAVFPEEKSIYCVNTTNITQAVMNTVPWGITLSNLEDNIEDYKNSNNLLAAHMMILGVKTPENKTYYIAAASPSSGGKSELAKTKVPEIPEYEGYETFTVCDDIAWLHTSPDGRLWAINPQTGFSYALKDINENHSPELFSEIKSNALYSNIAKDQFDQPWWYGKNSETPKMLKDWKDQIVLIDKDTNLKKLSPNARVTIEANLNNSLVFTSGVPLSAILFLTKSRNNVPIISEARSWAEGVFYGASLNRESEFGREFNPMGVYPFLAEKLEHHLDTWLDYEDKLENLPKTYLVNWYRINENSNYIWPGGSDNFRIIEWIIKRIENKVETEENFFGLAPLNTDINLKDCVISTQAFKELLQEIDLELAEDRFEKSVEFLEEQGNIPERISATIDKLRLYFE; this is translated from the coding sequence ATGAACATTACAAATCAATATATAATAAATTGGGTGCAGGATATCGCTAGAATCACACTACCTGACTCCATCTATTGGGTTGATGGCTCAGAAGAAGAGAGACAAAGGTTAATAAGTAGGGGTGTTGAAGAAGCAAGTATCTTCCCAATTAATTCAAAATCTTGGAATAATTGTTATCGATATATTGATGACAGTATTAATAAAGAAGAGATCAAGAATAATTCATATTATTGTAGCGACTCAGCAGAGCAAGCCCTACCAAATTTTAAGTGGATGCAAAGCAAGAAAATGCATTCCCAAATAGAAAACATTATATTTGGATCTATGAAAGGAAAGACAATGTTTGTTGTTCCGTGCATCTTAGGCCCTGAAAACACACAATTTCTTCGTACTGGTGTTCAAATTACAGATTCAATTTATGTTGTTTTAAATCTTCTGATGCTAAGTAGAGCCGGAGATACTGCCTGGAAGCAGATTTCTGATTCTAATAACTTTTATAAAGGACTTCATGTTACTCAAACTGAACCTTTACATAAACCAATATATGCTGTCTTTCCTGAGGAAAAATCTATTTATTGTGTTAATACTACAAATATCACTCAAGCTGTAATGAATACAGTTCCATGGGGAATAACTCTAAGCAACTTAGAAGATAATATAGAAGACTATAAGAATTCTAATAATTTACTTGCGGCACATATGATGATTCTAGGGGTAAAAACTCCAGAAAATAAAACCTATTACATTGCAGCTGCTAGCCCTAGTTCAGGTGGTAAGTCAGAACTCGCAAAAACAAAGGTTCCAGAAATCCCAGAATATGAAGGTTATGAGACTTTCACAGTTTGTGACGATATTGCTTGGTTACATACTAGTCCTGACGGTAGATTATGGGCCATTAATCCTCAGACTGGATTCTCATACGCCTTAAAGGATATCAATGAAAACCATTCACCCGAATTATTTAGTGAAATAAAATCCAATGCATTATATTCAAATATTGCTAAAGATCAATTTGATCAACCTTGGTGGTATGGCAAAAATTCGGAAACTCCGAAAATGCTTAAGGATTGGAAAGATCAAATAGTTTTAATTGATAAAGACACTAATCTGAAAAAACTTAGCCCTAATGCAAGAGTTACGATCGAGGCAAATTTAAACAATAGCTTAGTTTTTACAAGTGGAGTACCATTATCAGCTATTTTATTCCTCACCAAAAGTAGAAATAACGTACCAATAATTAGTGAAGCGAGATCATGGGCTGAAGGTGTTTTCTACGGAGCTAGTTTAAATAGAGAAAGTGAATTTGGTCGTGAGTTTAATCCAATGGGCGTATATCCATTTCTTGCAGAAAAACTAGAACACCATCTAGATACTTGGTTAGATTATGAAGATAAATTAGAGAATCTTCCAAAAACTTATCTAGTTAATTGGTATAGAATCAATGAAAACTCTAATTATATTTGGCCGGGTGGTTCAGATAATTTTAGAATTATTGAATGGATTATTAAGAGAATTGAGAATAAAGTTGAGACTGAAGAAAATTTCTTTGGTTTGGCACCTTTAAATACTGATATTAACTTAAAAGACTGTGTAATATCTACTCAAGCTTTCAAAGAACTTTTACAAGAAATTGATTTAGAGCTAGCAGAAGATAGATTTGAGAAATCAGTAGAGTTTCTGGAAGAACAAGGAAATATTCCAGAACGTATAAGTGCTACAATTGATAAATTAAGATTATACTTTGAGTAA
- the rsmA gene encoding 16S rRNA (adenine(1518)-N(6)/adenine(1519)-N(6))-dimethyltransferase RsmA: protein MYVSEFYDFNKGNYDKASFLNLLKEYDIETNKKFGQNFIWNLNLLQKFINKAGIDEHYEILEIGAGAGTLSYVLSNRAARVLSVEIDRNLEALLSDVAEQAKAEDKDLDFIFADASELDWQEIYPVDTSNKLALVSNLPYNLTSTLIAKAIREFYHADKMLLLVEDNAAPRILGKAGDGKTENTNQGFLSKLISVYGKSKSLLKVSKNNFYPAPRINSELILLEANKESYSYKILSKYSHELHNLLKLAFSQRRKSLSNCLETNVPKGIVKTWIEGKNLKPNIRAEEISADDFAELLVFLTNNGINLTDI from the coding sequence ATGTATGTCTCAGAGTTTTATGACTTTAATAAAGGCAATTATGATAAAGCCTCCTTTTTAAATTTACTTAAAGAATACGACATTGAAACCAACAAAAAGTTTGGTCAAAATTTCATCTGGAATTTAAATCTTTTGCAGAAATTTATTAATAAAGCTGGAATTGATGAGCACTATGAAATATTAGAAATCGGTGCAGGTGCTGGTACTTTGTCTTATGTTTTAAGTAATAGAGCTGCCAGAGTATTGTCAGTAGAAATCGATAGAAATTTAGAAGCGTTGTTAAGTGATGTTGCAGAACAGGCAAAAGCTGAAGACAAGGATCTTGATTTTATCTTTGCAGATGCAAGTGAACTTGATTGGCAGGAAATTTATCCAGTTGATACCAGTAACAAACTCGCCTTAGTTTCTAATCTACCTTACAATTTGACCAGTACATTAATAGCCAAAGCTATCAGAGAGTTCTACCATGCAGATAAGATGCTTCTCTTAGTTGAAGATAATGCTGCTCCAAGAATCCTGGGGAAAGCAGGAGATGGCAAAACTGAGAATACAAACCAAGGCTTTTTAAGCAAGTTAATTAGTGTTTACGGAAAATCTAAGTCTTTACTTAAGGTTAGTAAAAATAATTTTTATCCAGCTCCTAGAATTAATTCAGAATTAATTTTATTAGAAGCTAATAAAGAAAGTTATAGCTATAAAATTTTAAGTAAATATAGTCATGAACTACACAATCTTTTGAAATTAGCTTTTAGCCAAAGGAGAAAATCTTTGAGTAACTGCCTAGAAACTAATGTTCCAAAAGGAATTGTTAAAACTTGGATAGAGGGCAAAAACTTAAAACCTAATATACGAGCTGAAGAAATCTCTGCAGACGATTTTGCTGAGCTATTAGTGTTCTTAACAAATAATGGTATTAATTTAACTGATATATAA
- a CDS encoding glucose-6-phosphate isomerase codes for MLKFSYKNALNFFREEEIKLLEDQINIGHKNLEEKKGPGAEFTGWTDLPVNYDKEEFSRIQKAAEYVKENADVFICIGIGGSYLGAQAAIDALSNHFSLGLDKETRKAPQVIFCGNQISGRYLEELLEYVKDKEIALNVISKSGTTTEPAIAFRVFRNYMEERYGKEEAKNRIFVTTDKQKGALKELSNQEGYESFIVPDEIGGRYSVLTAVGLLPIAAAGINIEELMQGAAKGMETFSVENIEENPAYQYAAVRNALYRKGYGTEILVNYEPSLRNLSEWWKQLFGESEGKDQKGIFPASVNNTTDLHSMGQFIQDGKRDLFETVIWIDSANSSLEIPEDEANLDGLNYLAGKNMHEVNEKAMLGTVLSHVDGGVPNLKVSVDELNAFTLGELIYFFERACAISGYLNAVNPFDQPGVEGYKKNMFALLGKPGFEAERAELEAKL; via the coding sequence ATGCTTAAATTTTCTTATAAAAATGCTTTGAATTTTTTTAGAGAAGAAGAAATTAAATTATTAGAAGACCAAATTAATATTGGTCATAAGAACTTAGAAGAGAAGAAAGGTCCTGGTGCTGAATTTACCGGATGGACAGATTTACCTGTAAATTACGATAAAGAAGAATTCTCAAGAATTCAAAAAGCTGCAGAATACGTTAAAGAAAATGCAGATGTATTTATTTGTATTGGTATAGGTGGTTCATATCTTGGTGCTCAAGCTGCTATTGATGCTTTGTCAAATCACTTCAGCCTAGGTCTAGACAAAGAAACTCGTAAAGCTCCACAAGTAATCTTCTGTGGTAATCAAATTTCTGGTAGATATCTTGAAGAGCTATTGGAATATGTTAAAGATAAAGAAATTGCATTAAACGTTATTTCTAAATCAGGTACTACTACAGAACCAGCTATTGCTTTCCGTGTTTTCAGAAACTATATGGAAGAGCGTTATGGAAAAGAAGAAGCAAAGAATAGAATCTTTGTAACTACAGATAAACAAAAAGGTGCGTTAAAAGAATTATCAAACCAAGAAGGTTATGAAAGCTTCATAGTTCCAGATGAAATTGGTGGTAGATACTCAGTATTAACTGCTGTAGGTCTTTTGCCAATTGCTGCAGCTGGAATAAATATTGAAGAATTAATGCAAGGTGCTGCAAAAGGTATGGAAACTTTCTCTGTAGAAAACATTGAAGAGAATCCTGCTTACCAATACGCAGCAGTTAGAAATGCTTTATACAGAAAAGGTTACGGTACTGAAATTCTTGTCAACTATGAACCATCACTAAGAAACTTATCCGAATGGTGGAAGCAATTATTTGGTGAAAGTGAAGGAAAAGATCAAAAAGGTATTTTCCCAGCTTCTGTAAATAACACAACTGACCTACACTCAATGGGTCAATTTATCCAAGACGGTAAACGTGACTTGTTTGAGACTGTTATTTGGATTGATTCAGCTAATAGCTCATTAGAAATTCCAGAAGATGAAGCTAACTTAGATGGATTAAATTACTTAGCAGGTAAAAATATGCATGAAGTTAATGAAAAGGCAATGCTAGGAACAGTCTTATCACACGTAGATGGTGGCGTTCCAAACCTTAAAGTATCAGTTGATGAATTAAATGCATTTACTTTAGGTGAGTTAATTTACTTCTTCGAACGTGCTTGTGCAATCAGTGGATACCTAAATGCTGTTAATCCATTTGACCAACCAGGTGTAGAAGGTTACAAGAAAAACATGTTTGCCCTACTAGGTAAACCTGGATTCGAAGCTGAACGTGCTGAGTTAGAAGCTAAACTATAG